In Schlegelella aquatica, one DNA window encodes the following:
- the tssJ gene encoding type VI secretion system lipoprotein TssJ: MQGGFYTRWVCACAWAWAACAVLGGCAATKAADEALGDLTKSLLEKTGLKKPEAPALPQVEVLRLPREVPLRIHAGSQLNHDAAGRPLSLVARIYKLKNPAAFQQAPYEAFAEPGRDKQFFGDDLIESRDVLLVPGQKYDTKEKVPREAAAVGIVALFHAPAPHRWKVTFDAASAERSGIVLGAHGCSLSVSEGVPVGAQVDLAMTGSARCPR; the protein is encoded by the coding sequence ATGCAGGGAGGGTTCTACACACGCTGGGTGTGCGCGTGCGCCTGGGCTTGGGCCGCGTGCGCCGTGCTGGGCGGGTGCGCCGCGACCAAGGCGGCCGACGAGGCGCTGGGTGATCTGACCAAGTCGCTGCTCGAGAAGACGGGCCTGAAGAAACCCGAAGCACCGGCGCTCCCGCAGGTCGAAGTGCTGCGGCTGCCGCGCGAAGTGCCCCTGCGCATTCATGCAGGTTCGCAACTCAACCACGACGCCGCGGGCCGACCGTTGTCTCTGGTGGCACGCATCTACAAGCTCAAGAACCCGGCGGCCTTCCAGCAGGCACCGTACGAAGCCTTCGCCGAACCGGGGCGCGACAAGCAGTTCTTCGGCGATGACCTGATCGAGAGCCGAGACGTGCTGCTCGTGCCTGGGCAGAAGTACGACACCAAGGAGAAGGTGCCGCGCGAGGCCGCCGCGGTGGGCATCGTGGCCCTGTTCCATGCGCCGGCTCCCCACCGATGGAAGGTCACCTTCGATGCCGCCTCGGCCGAGCGCAGCGGGATCGTCTTGGGCGCACACGGGTGCAGCCTGAGCGTGAGCGAGGGTGTGCCCGTGGGCGCGCAGGTGGACCTGGCGATGACCGGCTCGGCCCGGTGCCCGCGATGA
- a CDS encoding M15 family metallopeptidase, protein MSLAAALVSYLVIVGLAGALLALPEARDAARAWVGRCAVQGRRAARQATTGLMRIRGAGLQWARLSERLHAWGPREWGWLAGGLLVVCLPPLLAYWLGSHRMLDGFDDWGERPVDRQIAALLEGEHLVPPPPLPPEVFATREVEAERPMLAFASREWALLDADFQQRLLLVFKIMRERYGYEMVLLEGYRSPERQEMLRHKGGHVTHAGAYQSYHQFGLAADCAFLRDGKLVISEKDAWAAKGYQLYGEMAEAVGLTWGGRWKSIVDLGHVELRRPGVKKTTRPPGV, encoded by the coding sequence ATGAGCTTGGCCGCTGCATTGGTGTCGTACCTCGTGATCGTCGGGCTGGCGGGGGCGCTGCTCGCCCTGCCCGAGGCGCGCGACGCAGCGCGTGCGTGGGTGGGCCGCTGCGCGGTGCAGGGTCGCCGGGCGGCGCGGCAGGCCACGACCGGGCTGATGCGCATACGAGGCGCAGGCTTGCAGTGGGCCCGCCTGAGCGAGCGCCTGCACGCCTGGGGGCCGCGCGAGTGGGGATGGTTGGCCGGCGGTCTGCTCGTCGTGTGCCTGCCGCCGTTGCTGGCGTACTGGCTCGGCAGCCATCGCATGCTCGACGGCTTCGACGATTGGGGCGAGCGGCCCGTGGACCGCCAGATTGCTGCGCTGCTGGAAGGCGAGCATCTGGTGCCGCCCCCTCCTTTGCCACCGGAGGTGTTCGCCACGCGCGAAGTCGAGGCCGAGCGGCCGATGCTCGCCTTCGCCAGCCGCGAGTGGGCCCTGCTCGATGCCGATTTCCAGCAACGGCTGCTGCTGGTGTTCAAGATCATGCGCGAACGGTACGGCTACGAGATGGTGCTGCTCGAAGGCTACCGCAGCCCGGAACGTCAGGAGATGCTGCGCCACAAGGGCGGCCATGTCACTCACGCCGGCGCATACCAGAGCTACCACCAGTTCGGGCTGGCGGCCGATTGCGCGTTCTTGCGCGACGGCAAGCTGGTCATCAGCGAGAAGGACGCGTGGGCCGCGAAAGGCTATCAGCTCTACGGAGAGATGGCCGAGGCCGTGGGACTGACCTGGGGCGGCCGCTGGAAGTCGATCGTGGACCTGGGCCACGTGGAACTGAGGCGACCGGGCGTGAAGAAGACGACGCGCCCGCCCGGCGTGTGA
- the tssB gene encoding type VI secretion system contractile sheath small subunit, translated as MAKKDSVQKRLEKVRPPRVQLTYDVERGDAIEQKELPFVLGVMADFSGNPKEPLPKLRDRKFVQVDLDNFDEVMKAMAPRATFRVPNELTPEGGEFAVDLTFEKMDDFRPEAVVQKVEPLRQLLEARTKLADLRNKLAGNEKLEDILQDVLTSTEKLAELSRATDTPEK; from the coding sequence ATGGCTAAGAAAGACAGCGTCCAGAAGAGGCTGGAAAAGGTGCGCCCGCCCCGGGTGCAGCTCACCTACGACGTGGAGCGCGGCGACGCGATCGAGCAGAAGGAGCTGCCCTTCGTGCTCGGCGTGATGGCCGACTTCTCCGGCAATCCCAAGGAGCCGCTGCCCAAGCTGCGCGACCGCAAGTTCGTCCAGGTCGATCTGGACAACTTCGACGAGGTGATGAAGGCCATGGCGCCGCGCGCGACCTTCAGGGTGCCGAACGAACTCACGCCCGAGGGCGGCGAGTTCGCGGTGGACCTCACCTTCGAGAAGATGGACGACTTCCGCCCGGAAGCGGTCGTGCAGAAGGTCGAGCCGCTGCGACAGTTGCTGGAGGCCCGCACCAAGCTGGCGGACTTGCGCAACAAGCTCGCCGGCAACGAGAAGCTCGAGGACATCCTGCAGGACGTGCTGACGAGCACCGAGAAGCTGGCCGAGCTGAGCCGGGCCACCGACACGCCGGAGAAGTGA
- a CDS encoding tetratricopeptide repeat protein, translating to MIRRLSRAAGIGGSSATRALVRRVSSVICACTLAACASSPKNETPAPAPSYEQLLENGQQAHKAGDTLQAVQAWREAARVNPTTKEPWLRIAQLHFDAGDYGQAITAAQEARQRDAQDATANGLLAVSGLRVSSDALARLRSDTLTGSTRAEAEALAKTLREMLGTPVLVPTPPTRAAAPRPSKAEAASSRPAKPVAPASQSASAGPSPTPAPKGRGDDKAASGSRDPFSALR from the coding sequence GTGATTCGACGCCTGAGTCGGGCCGCCGGCATCGGCGGTTCGTCGGCGACGCGTGCCCTCGTGCGCCGCGTGTCGTCTGTGATCTGCGCCTGCACGCTGGCCGCCTGCGCCAGCAGCCCCAAGAACGAGACTCCCGCGCCAGCCCCCAGCTACGAGCAACTGCTCGAGAACGGGCAGCAAGCGCACAAGGCGGGCGACACCTTGCAGGCCGTGCAAGCCTGGCGCGAGGCCGCGCGCGTGAACCCGACCACCAAAGAGCCCTGGCTGCGCATCGCACAACTGCACTTCGACGCAGGCGACTACGGCCAAGCCATCACCGCCGCGCAGGAAGCCCGCCAACGTGACGCACAAGACGCGACGGCCAACGGCCTGCTGGCCGTCAGCGGCCTGCGTGTGTCGTCGGACGCTCTCGCGCGGCTGCGCAGCGACACGCTGACCGGCTCCACGCGGGCCGAAGCGGAAGCGCTGGCCAAGACCCTGCGCGAGATGCTGGGCACGCCCGTGCTGGTGCCCACGCCCCCGACGCGCGCGGCCGCGCCTCGGCCGAGCAAGGCGGAAGCCGCGTCCTCGCGCCCGGCGAAGCCCGTGGCGCCCGCCTCGCAAAGCGCTTCGGCCGGCCCATCGCCGACGCCGGCGCCCAAAGGCCGCGGCGACGACAAGGCCGCCTCCGGTTCGCGTGATCCCTTCAGCGCCTTGCGCTGA
- the icmH gene encoding type IVB secretion system protein IcmH/DotU → MTTTPAGPPSLFGPHAGGSTAPAPREGVLVADPRTMLDLMYDGFYMLFLLKNRHPPTQADQFRQRVRDFLAQFDRAAKRLGLETDDIHQAKYAFCAVVDETILRSSFSIRDAWQLRPLQLEYFGDQLAGEHFFDRLEALRREGARKLQVLEVFHMCLLLGFQGKYLLEGTEKLNYLTARLGDEIAHLRGKAVGFAPRALPPDRIVHTLRHEVPAWSVAAVFALSGLLAFVGLRASLARDTEQGLAAYSELVKLAPKMAHVTITLP, encoded by the coding sequence ATGACGACGACCCCCGCAGGGCCTCCCTCGTTGTTCGGCCCGCATGCCGGAGGAAGCACCGCGCCCGCCCCCCGCGAAGGTGTGTTGGTGGCCGACCCGCGCACGATGCTGGACCTGATGTACGACGGCTTCTACATGCTCTTCCTGCTGAAGAACCGTCATCCGCCGACGCAGGCCGATCAGTTCCGCCAGCGCGTGCGCGACTTCCTCGCGCAGTTCGACCGCGCCGCCAAGCGGCTGGGGTTGGAGACCGACGACATCCACCAGGCCAAATACGCCTTCTGCGCGGTGGTGGACGAGACGATCCTGCGTTCGTCGTTTTCGATCCGCGATGCCTGGCAGTTGCGGCCGCTGCAGCTGGAGTACTTCGGTGACCAACTCGCCGGCGAGCACTTCTTCGATCGGCTCGAAGCGCTGCGCCGCGAAGGTGCCCGCAAGCTGCAGGTGCTGGAGGTCTTCCACATGTGCCTGTTGCTTGGCTTTCAGGGCAAGTACCTGCTGGAGGGCACGGAGAAGCTCAACTACCTGACGGCCCGGCTCGGGGACGAGATCGCGCACTTGCGCGGCAAGGCCGTGGGCTTCGCGCCGCGGGCGCTGCCGCCCGATCGCATCGTGCACACGCTGCGCCACGAGGTGCCGGCCTGGTCGGTGGCAGCCGTGTTCGCGCTGTCCGGGTTGCTCGCCTTCGTCGGCTTGCGGGCCTCGCTCGCCCGAGACACCGAGCAAGGACTCGCGGCCTACAGCGAGCTGGTGAAGCTGGCGCCGAAGATGGCGCACGTGACGATCACGCTGCCATGA
- a CDS encoding Hcp family type VI secretion system effector, with product MKDIYVVFKNGDIKGETRDAKHAADKAIEVQSWSHVIKQPKSSTASTAGGHTAERTEHGEMIFTKDIDAASPKLWQACSAGTVYKDVEIYFYRALGGSDTTQTGNKRVNYLKIQLKNVVVTSVSTNIGADHAGEIPTETFGLRYSAVQWVYNDSPLDGASQKNTNVSGMWNLAKNEVSFN from the coding sequence ATGAAAGACATCTATGTCGTGTTCAAGAACGGCGACATCAAGGGTGAGACCCGCGATGCGAAGCACGCGGCCGACAAGGCGATCGAGGTGCAGTCCTGGTCGCACGTCATCAAGCAGCCCAAGTCGTCCACCGCGTCCACGGCCGGCGGTCACACGGCCGAGCGCACCGAACACGGAGAAATGATCTTCACCAAGGACATCGATGCGGCCAGCCCGAAGCTGTGGCAGGCCTGCTCGGCCGGCACCGTCTACAAGGACGTGGAGATCTACTTCTACCGTGCGCTGGGCGGCTCCGACACGACGCAGACGGGCAACAAGCGCGTCAACTATCTCAAGATCCAGCTCAAGAACGTCGTGGTGACCTCGGTGTCCACCAACATCGGCGCCGACCATGCCGGCGAGATCCCGACGGAGACCTTCGGCCTGCGGTACTCCGCGGTGCAATGGGTCTACAACGACTCTCCCCTGGACGGTGCCTCTCAGAAGAACACCAACGTCTCGGGCATGTGGAACCTCGCGAAGAACGAGGTCAGCTTCAACTGA
- the tssC gene encoding type VI secretion system contractile sheath large subunit, whose amino-acid sequence MSAAVLQDNAPGLAASATSGLLDEIVAQSKVATTESEHRRAKDLIAELVKEVMQGTVVVSQNLSATLDARVAELDRLISAQLSAVMHAPEFQRLESTWTGLHYLCKHTSTGESMKIKVLNASKKDLVRDFKTAIDFDQSTLFKKVYEEEFGTFGGSPFGALIGDYEIGRHPEDMYFLEQMSHVAAAAHAPFISAASPQLFGLESFTELGKPRDLSKVFDTVEYAKWKSYRESEDSRYVGLTLPRFLGRLPYDPTEGTVTEGFNFVEDVDGSDHSKYLWVNTAYAFGARLVAAFENYGWCAAIRGVEGGGLVEDLPTHTFKTDDGEIALKCPTEISITDRREKELSDLGFIPLVHCKNTDYAAFFGAQSTQKPKKYDSDAANANAALSAQLQYMFAVCRIAHYMKAMMRDKIGSFASASNVEDFLNRWISQYVTSDDNATQAVKAQYPLREASVQVSEVPGRPGVYRAVSFVRPHFQLDELSVSLRLVAELPQGAGRG is encoded by the coding sequence ATGAGTGCCGCCGTCTTGCAAGACAACGCGCCCGGGCTGGCCGCGTCCGCGACCTCGGGGCTGCTCGACGAGATCGTCGCGCAAAGCAAGGTCGCGACCACCGAATCCGAACACCGGCGCGCCAAGGACCTCATCGCCGAGCTCGTCAAAGAGGTGATGCAAGGCACGGTGGTCGTGTCGCAGAACCTCTCGGCCACGCTCGATGCACGCGTGGCCGAGCTCGACCGGCTCATCTCCGCACAGCTGTCGGCGGTGATGCATGCTCCCGAGTTCCAGCGCCTCGAAAGCACCTGGACGGGGCTGCACTACCTGTGCAAGCACACATCCACCGGCGAGTCGATGAAGATCAAGGTGCTGAACGCCTCCAAGAAGGATCTGGTGCGCGACTTCAAGACGGCGATCGACTTCGACCAGAGCACGCTCTTCAAGAAGGTGTACGAGGAGGAGTTCGGCACCTTCGGCGGCTCGCCGTTCGGCGCGCTCATCGGCGACTATGAGATCGGGCGGCATCCCGAGGACATGTACTTCCTCGAACAGATGTCCCATGTCGCCGCGGCCGCGCACGCCCCCTTCATCTCGGCGGCGTCGCCCCAGCTGTTCGGTCTGGAAAGCTTCACCGAGCTGGGCAAGCCGCGCGATCTGTCGAAGGTGTTCGACACGGTCGAGTACGCGAAGTGGAAGTCCTATCGCGAGTCCGAGGACTCCCGCTACGTGGGCCTCACGCTGCCACGCTTTCTCGGCCGCCTGCCGTACGACCCCACCGAGGGCACCGTCACCGAGGGCTTCAACTTCGTCGAGGACGTGGACGGCAGCGACCACTCCAAGTACTTGTGGGTCAACACGGCCTATGCGTTCGGTGCGCGGCTCGTCGCGGCGTTCGAGAACTACGGTTGGTGCGCCGCCATCCGGGGCGTCGAGGGGGGCGGGCTGGTCGAAGACCTGCCCACGCACACCTTCAAGACCGACGACGGCGAGATCGCGTTGAAATGCCCGACCGAGATCTCGATCACCGACCGGCGCGAGAAGGAGCTGAGCGACCTCGGTTTCATCCCGCTCGTGCATTGCAAGAACACCGACTACGCGGCGTTCTTCGGGGCGCAGTCGACGCAGAAGCCCAAGAAGTACGACAGCGATGCCGCCAACGCCAACGCCGCGCTGTCGGCCCAGCTGCAGTACATGTTCGCCGTGTGCCGCATCGCGCACTACATGAAGGCGATGATGCGCGACAAGATCGGCAGTTTCGCTTCGGCCTCCAATGTCGAGGACTTCCTCAATCGTTGGATCAGCCAGTACGTGACTTCCGACGACAACGCCACGCAGGCGGTCAAGGCGCAGTATCCGCTGCGCGAGGCGAGCGTGCAGGTCTCTGAAGTACCGGGGCGGCCGGGCGTCTACCGTGCGGTGTCGTTCGTGCGGCCGCACTTCCAGCTCGACGAGCTGTCGGTGTCGTTGCGGCTGGTCGCCGAGCTGCCTCAAGGGGCCGGGCGCGGCTGA
- the tssG gene encoding type VI secretion system baseplate subunit TssG, with translation MPPSQRRDLVDVTARLLEQPHRFGLFQALRVIEHWHRRAGGRPRTQVLATAVRFRNSLSLAFPASEIEALRPVRAASSHGPDPALLELTPACFGLLGVAGALPHFYTELFAQRESHHKDTAARAFLDVFQQRAVMLFYEAWRKHRLALQYEDDRKRHFLPHVLALAGLGQDAVRQRLRESAGRLSDESAAFFSGAMQQRARSAAQIQRVLSAYFGVPVRIEQFVGRWSVLPQEAQTCLGRAGVLGETALVGARVWQRDLRVRLHIGPLGREEFDAFLPQGRHAAALRDWLPLLAGACVECEVHLTLAPGHAPEPRLAGGQAGVRLGWDAWLRTRASHHPLNDARYELQAAG, from the coding sequence ATGCCCCCCTCGCAGCGGCGAGATCTCGTTGATGTGACGGCGCGGCTGCTGGAGCAGCCGCATCGCTTCGGCCTGTTCCAGGCCCTGCGCGTCATCGAGCACTGGCACCGCAGAGCCGGCGGGCGTCCCCGCACGCAGGTGCTGGCCACGGCGGTGCGCTTTCGCAATTCGCTGTCGCTCGCCTTCCCGGCGAGCGAGATCGAGGCGCTGCGCCCCGTCCGCGCCGCTTCGTCGCACGGCCCCGACCCCGCGCTGCTGGAGCTGACGCCCGCGTGCTTCGGCCTGCTGGGGGTGGCCGGGGCGCTGCCGCACTTCTACACCGAGCTCTTCGCGCAACGCGAATCGCACCACAAGGACACTGCGGCGCGTGCCTTTCTGGACGTGTTCCAGCAGCGCGCGGTGATGCTGTTCTACGAAGCGTGGCGCAAGCATCGCCTGGCCTTGCAGTACGAGGACGATCGAAAGCGCCACTTCCTGCCGCACGTGCTGGCACTGGCGGGACTGGGTCAGGACGCGGTGCGCCAGCGACTGCGCGAGAGCGCGGGGCGCCTGAGTGACGAGTCGGCGGCGTTCTTCTCGGGGGCCATGCAGCAGCGGGCGCGCTCGGCCGCGCAGATCCAGCGCGTGTTGTCGGCGTACTTCGGGGTGCCGGTGCGCATCGAGCAGTTCGTGGGCCGCTGGAGCGTGCTGCCGCAGGAAGCGCAGACCTGCCTGGGGCGCGCCGGTGTGCTGGGCGAGACGGCCTTGGTGGGTGCGCGCGTGTGGCAGCGCGACCTGCGGGTGCGCCTGCACATAGGGCCGTTGGGGCGAGAGGAGTTCGACGCCTTCCTGCCTCAAGGCCGCCATGCGGCGGCGTTGCGGGATTGGCTGCCCCTGTTGGCGGGCGCCTGCGTGGAATGCGAAGTGCACCTGACGCTTGCGCCCGGCCATGCGCCCGAGCCGCGCCTCGCGGGGGGGCAGGCCGGCGTGCGCCTGGGGTGGGACGCCTGGTTGCGCACCCGCGCCTCTCACCACCCCCTCAACGACGCCCGCTACGAACTCCAAGCCGCCGGTTGA
- the tssF gene encoding type VI secretion system baseplate subunit TssF, with protein sequence MHDLLNHYERELAFLRERSKLFAERYPKIAGRLQVSGEIAEDPHVERMIESFALLTSRIHKRLDDDFSLFTESFLEVVYPHYLRPLPSASIAQFELGTAAAQMSAPALVPRGTSLTSRTVRGVSCRFRTAFDVPLLPLVVAQAQYRAAVSAPAGTRLPAGATSVLSITLDLVAPQMTWDALGIERLRVFLDGEPAQVSVLREALASRAVGVMVHTDEAGPWQGPLGAPGASPALPQLAGFGADEALLDADDRSHPAYRLLAEYFAYPDKFNFIDLPWPSGALQGQPRRRVVLHLLFAGIRADSDASRLLESVKASQFKLGCTPVVNLFRHRADPIRITHERTTYPLVADARRAYGYEVYRVERVYRVQQTAQGESVTEFRPFYSLSHAEVGDGGRYWYLHRDESVAEHSPGYELELGIVDLQFDPRVPQAETLSIEVTASNRDLPALLAIGHPAGDLTIEGGGIARTVRLLRKPTPSARHERGRGLLWRLISHLSLNHLSLSGSGVEALREMLRLYDLAQAPATRRQIDGVRAVEYRPTTAWLPGRPFATFVRGIEVRLTVDEEAFVGSGLAAFVGVLDRFFALYVHVNGFSQLVVVSERTGQEVYRCPPRSGEISLM encoded by the coding sequence ATGCACGACCTGCTGAACCATTACGAGCGCGAACTGGCCTTTCTGCGGGAGCGGTCCAAGCTCTTTGCCGAGCGCTACCCGAAGATCGCGGGGCGGTTGCAGGTCTCCGGCGAGATCGCCGAGGATCCGCACGTGGAGCGGATGATCGAGTCCTTCGCACTGCTCACGTCCCGCATCCACAAGCGCCTGGACGACGACTTCTCGCTCTTCACCGAGAGCTTCCTCGAGGTGGTGTATCCGCACTACCTGCGGCCCTTGCCGTCGGCCTCCATCGCGCAGTTCGAGCTGGGCACGGCGGCCGCGCAGATGAGCGCGCCTGCTCTCGTGCCGCGCGGCACCTCGCTGACCAGCCGGACCGTGCGCGGCGTGTCCTGCCGATTCCGCACGGCGTTCGACGTGCCGCTGCTGCCGCTGGTGGTCGCGCAGGCGCAGTACCGCGCGGCGGTGAGTGCGCCGGCGGGGACCCGCCTGCCGGCCGGAGCGACGTCGGTGCTGTCGATCACCTTGGACCTCGTGGCGCCCCAGATGACGTGGGACGCGCTCGGCATCGAGCGGCTGCGTGTCTTCCTGGACGGCGAGCCGGCACAGGTGAGCGTGTTGCGCGAGGCGCTGGCGTCGCGCGCCGTCGGCGTGATGGTGCACACCGACGAGGCCGGCCCCTGGCAGGGCCCGTTGGGCGCCCCAGGCGCTTCACCGGCGTTGCCCCAGCTGGCCGGCTTCGGTGCCGACGAAGCCCTCCTGGATGCCGACGATCGCAGCCATCCGGCCTACCGGTTGTTGGCCGAGTACTTCGCCTACCCCGACAAGTTCAATTTCATCGACCTGCCTTGGCCGAGCGGGGCCTTGCAGGGCCAGCCGCGCCGCCGCGTGGTGCTGCACCTGCTGTTTGCCGGCATCCGGGCCGACAGCGATGCATCGCGACTGCTGGAGTCGGTGAAGGCCAGCCAGTTCAAGCTCGGTTGCACACCGGTGGTCAACCTGTTCCGCCACCGCGCCGATCCGATCCGCATCACGCACGAACGCACCACCTATCCCCTCGTGGCCGATGCTCGCCGGGCCTACGGGTACGAGGTGTACCGGGTCGAACGCGTCTATCGCGTGCAGCAGACCGCGCAAGGCGAATCGGTGACGGAGTTCCGACCGTTCTATTCGCTTTCGCATGCCGAGGTGGGCGACGGCGGACGCTACTGGTACTTGCACCGCGACGAATCGGTGGCCGAGCACAGCCCGGGCTACGAGCTGGAGCTGGGCATCGTGGACTTGCAGTTCGACCCCCGTGTTCCGCAGGCCGAGACGCTGTCGATCGAAGTGACGGCTTCCAACCGCGATCTGCCGGCCTTGCTCGCCATCGGTCACCCGGCAGGCGACCTCACGATCGAAGGCGGCGGTATCGCGCGCACCGTGCGACTCTTGCGCAAGCCGACGCCCTCGGCGCGGCACGAGCGCGGACGGGGGCTGCTGTGGCGGCTGATCTCGCACCTGTCGCTGAACCACCTGTCGTTGTCGGGCAGCGGCGTGGAGGCGCTGCGCGAGATGCTGCGCTTGTATGACCTCGCGCAGGCGCCGGCCACGCGCCGGCAGATCGACGGCGTGCGGGCGGTGGAGTACCGGCCGACCACTGCCTGGCTGCCGGGCCGTCCGTTCGCCACCTTCGTGCGCGGGATCGAGGTGCGGCTGACGGTCGATGAGGAGGCCTTCGTCGGCAGCGGCCTGGCCGCGTTCGTGGGCGTGCTCGATCGCTTCTTCGCGCTGTACGTGCACGTCAACGGTTTCAGTCAGCTGGTGGTCGTGTCCGAACGCACGGGCCAGGAGGTGTACCGATGCCCCCCTCGCAGCGGCGAGATCTCGTTGATGTGA
- the tssK gene encoding type VI secretion system baseplate subunit TssK → MIHSSKVLWGEGLFLRPQHFQRQDAYHEWRLAQTARALHPYAWGVRSVKVAAEALQAGVLRLTELQVVFPDGELYDAPQVDELPPPVPLSSLPDLGPQVVFHLAMAPLRTHGTNFASSLEEAATAVRYVQHHEPAADWYTGAVEAEVTTLRKSVRVLAEHQPRDHLVSLPLLRLRRTSTGEMELDARFVPPALSIGASPVLHGALRRLLDVLQAKVDALYGFHREPSKNIIEFRSGDVASFWLLHTASAAFAALSHHFHHPRLHPERLFERLLELAGALMTFSRTYTLADLPVYQHEDPGPGFAKLDHIVRELLETVISTRYFAVALEEVRPSFHHGRLDSEKINAQTHLYLGVAADLPPAELVEAVPMRLKVGAPDDVEKMVLSALPGVRLTHAPQVPAAVPVRPGHFYFLLEPRGALYERMLQAQSISIYVPAGMSGLQLELIAASQ, encoded by the coding sequence GTGATTCATTCATCGAAAGTGCTGTGGGGAGAGGGCCTCTTCCTGCGGCCGCAGCATTTCCAGCGGCAGGACGCGTACCACGAGTGGCGCCTGGCCCAGACCGCGCGCGCCTTGCATCCCTACGCCTGGGGCGTGCGGTCGGTGAAGGTCGCTGCAGAGGCGCTGCAGGCCGGTGTGCTGCGGCTGACCGAGTTGCAGGTGGTCTTCCCCGATGGAGAACTCTACGACGCGCCCCAGGTGGACGAGCTGCCGCCGCCGGTGCCGTTGTCGTCCTTGCCGGATCTGGGCCCTCAGGTCGTGTTTCACCTCGCGATGGCCCCTTTGCGCACGCACGGCACCAACTTCGCTTCGTCGCTGGAGGAGGCGGCCACCGCGGTGCGCTACGTGCAGCATCACGAGCCGGCCGCCGACTGGTACACCGGGGCGGTCGAGGCCGAAGTGACGACGCTGCGCAAGAGCGTGCGGGTGCTTGCCGAGCACCAGCCGCGCGATCACCTGGTCAGCCTGCCGCTGCTGCGGCTCAGGCGCACCTCCACCGGCGAGATGGAACTGGACGCGCGCTTCGTGCCACCGGCCCTTTCCATCGGTGCCTCGCCCGTGCTGCACGGTGCGCTGCGCCGCCTGCTGGACGTGCTGCAGGCCAAGGTCGACGCGCTGTATGGCTTTCACCGCGAGCCCTCGAAGAACATCATCGAGTTCCGCTCCGGCGATGTGGCGTCGTTCTGGCTCCTGCACACGGCGAGCGCGGCCTTCGCGGCCTTGTCGCATCACTTCCATCACCCCCGGCTGCATCCGGAGCGCCTGTTCGAGCGCCTGCTGGAGCTGGCCGGGGCGCTGATGACCTTCTCGCGCACCTACACCTTGGCGGATCTGCCCGTGTATCAGCACGAGGATCCGGGACCCGGTTTCGCCAAGCTCGACCACATCGTTCGCGAGCTGCTGGAGACGGTCATCTCGACGCGCTACTTCGCCGTGGCGCTCGAGGAAGTGCGCCCCTCGTTCCATCACGGCCGCCTGGACTCGGAGAAGATCAACGCGCAGACGCACCTGTATCTCGGCGTGGCAGCCGACCTGCCGCCGGCGGAGTTGGTCGAGGCCGTGCCGATGCGGTTGAAGGTGGGGGCCCCGGACGACGTGGAGAAGATGGTGCTCTCGGCGCTGCCCGGCGTGCGACTCACCCACGCGCCGCAGGTGCCGGCCGCCGTGCCGGTGCGCCCCGGACACTTCTACTTCCTGCTCGAGCCGCGCGGCGCGCTGTACGAGCGCATGTTGCAGGCCCAATCCATCTCGATCTACGTGCCGGCCGGCATGTCGGGCTTGCAGCTCGAGCTGATCGCGGCGTCGCAATGA
- the tssE gene encoding type VI secretion system baseplate subunit TssE, whose translation MARFAPSLLDRLMDDQPESAGTAYATHVGLEQLKDAVARDLEALLNARCGVRREALAGFRHVSRSILSFGMVDFSAMSLAHTEEREAICRAIEDAIATHEPRLQQVQVSLVEDASSRGYTFQIQALLLVNPAQEPVSFNATLKPSTQLYSVSKSRRAVTL comes from the coding sequence ATGGCCCGCTTCGCTCCCTCCTTGCTCGACCGGCTGATGGACGATCAGCCCGAAAGCGCCGGGACGGCGTATGCGACGCACGTCGGTCTGGAGCAACTCAAGGACGCGGTAGCCCGCGACCTGGAGGCGCTGCTCAACGCCCGGTGTGGCGTGCGTCGCGAGGCGCTGGCCGGGTTCCGGCATGTCAGCCGGTCGATCCTCAGCTTCGGGATGGTGGACTTCTCGGCGATGAGCCTGGCCCACACCGAGGAGCGAGAGGCGATCTGCCGCGCCATCGAGGACGCGATCGCGACGCACGAGCCGAGGCTGCAGCAGGTGCAGGTCTCGCTGGTCGAGGATGCCTCCTCCCGGGGCTACACCTTCCAGATCCAGGCCCTGCTGCTGGTCAACCCCGCGCAGGAGCCGGTGAGTTTCAACGCGACGCTCAAGCCGTCGACGCAGCTCTATTCCGTGAGCAAGAGCCGGCGCGCGGTGACCCTGTGA